One genomic region from Nostoc sphaeroides encodes:
- a CDS encoding peptidoglycan recognition family protein, which produces MRFKDWATRVLLISLMFMALIVVLLIGRATKLQNNLTISHISNPQVTAWSQYPQAQFQSAKEPEKKSQNVIKSPVKINKPVARYVTTQAFAQYRPNYQVASVDPSNYGERYAQDVNGVLVNNQPIIVLHETGYSASSAINFFQVAHTDESVQASYHALIKLDGTVVYLVPPENRAFGAANSVFETPEGVETVQTNPSLPASVNNFAYHVSLETPPDSYDASSQQTHSGYTEAQYNSLAWLIAQSQVPDHRITTHHLVDRSGKKVDPINFDGNKFLSLLNTYRQVRPIYRVSK; this is translated from the coding sequence ATGAGGTTTAAAGACTGGGCGACTAGGGTGCTACTAATCTCGCTGATGTTCATGGCTTTAATTGTAGTGCTGCTAATTGGACGAGCGACAAAATTACAAAATAATCTGACAATATCCCATATATCCAATCCACAGGTTACAGCCTGGAGTCAATATCCCCAAGCCCAATTCCAATCAGCGAAAGAGCCAGAGAAGAAATCTCAAAATGTTATCAAGTCCCCAGTCAAGATTAACAAGCCTGTAGCAAGGTATGTAACCACTCAAGCTTTTGCACAGTACAGACCTAATTATCAAGTTGCTTCGGTTGATCCAAGTAACTATGGAGAACGGTATGCCCAAGATGTTAACGGCGTTCTTGTCAACAATCAACCAATTATCGTCCTCCATGAAACTGGTTATTCTGCTTCCAGCGCTATTAATTTCTTTCAAGTAGCCCATACTGATGAAAGTGTGCAAGCAAGTTACCACGCTTTAATCAAGTTAGACGGAACGGTGGTTTATCTAGTACCGCCTGAAAACCGGGCTTTTGGTGCAGCTAACTCAGTATTTGAGACTCCAGAGGGAGTGGAAACTGTGCAGACTAATCCGAGTTTGCCGGCGTCTGTGAATAATTTTGCTTATCACGTCTCTTTGGAAACACCGCCAGATAGTTATGACGCTAGCAGCCAACAAACCCATAGCGGCTATACGGAGGCTCAATATAATTCTCTTGCTTGGTTAATTGCTCAAAGTCAAGTCCCAGACCATCGCATTACTACGCACCATTTAGTAGACCGTTCTGGTAAAAAAGTTGACCCGATAAATTTTGATGGTAATAAATTTCTGAGCTTACTTAATACTTATCGTCAGGTTAGACCAATATATAGAGTGAGTAAATAA
- the ribBA gene encoding bifunctional 3,4-dihydroxy-2-butanone-4-phosphate synthase/GTP cyclohydrolase II, with the protein MSQPNTNQAFKFDSIDGALADLKAGRVIVVVDDENRENEGDLICAAQFATPDTINFMAVEARGLICLAMTGDRLDELDLPLMVSNITDTNQTAFTVSIDAGPELGVTTGISAEDRARTIQVTLNPATKPTDLRRPGHIFPIRAKAGGVLKRAGHTEAAVDLARLAGLYPAGVICEIQNSDGSMARLQQLVEYAKRHNLKIISIADLISYRLQHDRLVYREVITKLPSQFGQFEIYAYRHTLDNTEHVAIVKGDPANFKDEPVMVRMHSECLTGDALGSLRCDCRMQLQAALKMIEAAGQGVVVYLRQEGRGIGLINKLKAYSLQDMGLDTVEANERLGFPADLRDYGMGAQMLMDLGIKKIRLITNNPRKIAGVKGYGMEVVDRVPLLIEANDYNSYYLATKAKKLGHMLLQTYLVTVAIHWQDDPEAVTERYERLEKLRHLAKTNDLLLQEEARPLAIAIFDEPSLTVHLGFDQPKVATCDWYQQSGHPYIQAIFQILDNLATLPYIQKIEFLISSGCDPLSNLQVQLDRQTFSDGTLPSSISDRLETQQIYSFSK; encoded by the coding sequence GTGTCACAGCCTAATACTAACCAAGCTTTTAAATTTGATTCGATAGATGGCGCTTTAGCAGACCTAAAAGCTGGTCGCGTCATTGTGGTGGTAGATGATGAAAATAGAGAAAATGAAGGCGACTTAATTTGTGCCGCCCAATTTGCCACACCCGACACGATTAATTTCATGGCGGTGGAAGCTAGAGGGCTGATTTGTTTGGCAATGACAGGCGATCGCTTAGACGAGCTAGACTTACCCTTGATGGTAAGCAACATTACAGATACTAACCAAACTGCCTTCACTGTTAGCATTGATGCTGGCCCAGAATTGGGTGTAACCACAGGCATCTCAGCAGAAGACCGCGCCCGCACTATTCAAGTTACTCTCAACCCAGCGACAAAACCTACCGATTTACGTCGTCCTGGTCATATTTTCCCGATTCGGGCTAAAGCTGGAGGCGTACTCAAACGCGCAGGACATACCGAAGCAGCTGTGGACTTAGCTCGACTCGCAGGGCTATACCCAGCAGGAGTAATTTGTGAAATTCAAAACTCCGATGGTTCAATGGCGCGGTTGCAGCAGTTAGTCGAATATGCGAAACGCCACAATTTAAAAATCATTAGTATTGCCGATTTAATCAGTTATCGGCTACAGCACGATCGCCTCGTGTATCGTGAGGTAATTACTAAGCTGCCTAGTCAATTTGGTCAGTTTGAAATTTACGCCTATCGCCACACCCTGGATAATACAGAACACGTTGCAATTGTCAAGGGCGATCCAGCGAACTTTAAAGATGAGCCGGTAATGGTGCGGATGCACTCAGAATGCTTAACTGGTGATGCTTTGGGTTCCTTGCGTTGCGACTGTCGGATGCAGTTACAAGCTGCACTGAAAATGATTGAGGCCGCCGGTCAAGGTGTAGTTGTATACCTGCGCCAAGAAGGACGGGGAATCGGCTTGATTAACAAGCTGAAAGCCTACTCATTGCAGGATATGGGACTGGATACAGTAGAAGCAAATGAGCGTTTAGGATTTCCCGCCGACTTGCGAGATTACGGCATGGGGGCACAAATGCTCATGGATTTGGGCATCAAAAAAATACGTTTGATTACCAATAATCCCCGTAAAATTGCTGGAGTTAAGGGCTATGGGATGGAAGTAGTCGATCGCGTTCCATTGTTAATTGAGGCCAATGACTACAATTCTTATTACCTGGCAACAAAGGCGAAAAAGCTGGGTCACATGTTGTTACAGACTTATCTAGTAACAGTAGCAATTCATTGGCAAGATGACCCGGAAGCTGTGACGGAACGTTATGAACGCCTAGAGAAACTGCGACACTTAGCGAAAACTAATGATTTATTGTTGCAGGAAGAAGCGCGTCCATTAGCGATCGCAATATTTGACGAGCCATCTTTAACAGTACACTTGGGTTTTGATCAGCCAAAAGTTGCTACCTGTGATTGGTATCAACAAAGTGGTCATCCTTATATACAGGCTATCTTCCAAATTCTAGATAACCTCGCAACTTTACCTTACATCCAGAAAATAGAATTTCTGATTTCTTCTGGTTGCGATCCCTTGAGTAATTTACAAGTCCAACTGGATCGACAGACATTTTCGGATGGTACACTGCCTTCATCGATTAGCGATCGCCTAGAGACGCAGCAAATTTATAGCTTTAGCAAATAG
- the argC gene encoding N-acetyl-gamma-glutamyl-phosphate reductase — protein sequence MGKFRRVPVGIVGASGYGGVQLVRLLMDHPEVELVYLGGESSIGKSFGDLYPHLAHAANLPIEAVEPEIIAHRCEVVFLSLPNGLACQIAPKLLEKGCKVLDLSADYRFRNLTTYTNWYGIERSDRTIAATAVYGLPELYRDRIAEAQLVGCPGSYPTASLLALSPLLKQGLILPETAIIDAKSGTSSSGRQPQTNLLLAEADNSIAAYNIGRHRHTPEIEQICSDLAGHELMIQFTPHLIPMVRGILATVYATMSDPGLVRDDLITIFSAFYRNCPWVRVCGSGVYPQTKWASGSNLCYIGVEVDPRTGRVIVMSAIDNLIKGQAGQAIQCLNLMMGWDETLGLPKLGFYP from the coding sequence ATGGGCAAATTTAGACGCGTACCCGTTGGGATTGTTGGCGCGTCGGGCTATGGCGGAGTACAGTTAGTACGGCTACTGATGGATCATCCAGAAGTCGAACTGGTTTATTTAGGCGGTGAGAGCAGTATCGGGAAATCCTTCGGGGATCTCTACCCGCATCTGGCTCATGCAGCTAACCTGCCAATAGAAGCAGTAGAACCAGAAATAATTGCTCATCGCTGTGAAGTAGTTTTCCTGTCTTTACCAAATGGTCTAGCTTGCCAAATCGCGCCCAAACTGTTGGAAAAAGGATGTAAAGTACTAGATTTGAGTGCAGACTATCGGTTTAGGAATTTGACAACTTATACAAATTGGTATGGCATTGAGAGAAGCGATCGCACAATTGCAGCTACAGCAGTTTATGGATTACCAGAACTTTATCGCGATCGCATTGCCGAAGCTCAACTCGTTGGCTGTCCTGGTTCCTATCCCACCGCTAGCCTCCTTGCACTTTCGCCACTCTTAAAGCAAGGTTTAATCCTGCCAGAAACAGCTATTATCGATGCCAAGTCTGGTACATCTAGCAGTGGACGCCAACCTCAAACTAATTTATTACTAGCTGAAGCAGATAATTCCATCGCAGCTTACAATATCGGCCGTCACCGTCATACCCCAGAAATTGAGCAAATTTGCAGTGACTTAGCTGGTCACGAACTCATGATCCAATTTACACCCCACCTTATCCCAATGGTACGCGGTATTTTGGCAACGGTATATGCTACAATGAGCGATCCTGGTCTAGTGCGAGATGATTTAATCACGATTTTCTCAGCCTTCTACCGCAACTGTCCTTGGGTAAGAGTCTGCGGTAGCGGCGTTTACCCCCAGACCAAATGGGCAAGTGGTAGTAATCTTTGTTATATCGGTGTAGAAGTTGACCCGCGCACAGGTCGCGTGATTGTCATGTCAGCAATTGACAATCTAATTAAAGGACAGGCAGGCCAAGCGATTCAGTGTCTAAACCTAATGATGGGCTGGGATGAAACTTTGGGGTTGCCCAAGTTGGGGTTTTATCCTTAA
- the eno gene encoding phosphopyruvate hydratase: MSKFLDTTIEAIAAREILDSRGRPTIEAEVHLANGVVGLAQVPSGASTGTFEAHELRDGDKSRYGGKGVLKAVQNVKEALAPQLLGLDALNQELLDRTMIAIDGSANKSNLGANAILGVSLAAAKAGAESLAIPLYRYLGGPLANLLPVPLMNVINGGAHASNNVDFQEFMIVPIGATSFREALRWGAEVFATLSQVLDEKGLLTGVGDEGGFAPNLESNQVALELLVAAIKKAGYKPGEEVALALDVAASEFYKNGQYVYDGKPHAPAEFIDYLGQLVDQYPIVSIEDGLHEEDWQSWQLLTQKLGSRVQLVGDDLFVTNATRLQRGIQEKAANAILIKLNQIGSLTETLETIDLATRNSIRSVISHRSGETEDTTIADLAVATRAGQIKTGSLCRSERVAKYNRLLRIEDELGDRAVYAGAVGLGPK, translated from the coding sequence ATGAGTAAATTTCTAGATACTACCATTGAAGCGATCGCAGCCCGTGAAATTCTTGATTCACGCGGTAGACCGACAATTGAAGCCGAAGTGCATTTAGCCAACGGTGTTGTAGGACTGGCACAAGTTCCCAGTGGTGCTTCTACTGGCACTTTTGAGGCTCATGAACTGCGTGATGGCGATAAAAGCCGTTATGGGGGCAAAGGCGTACTCAAGGCAGTACAAAACGTCAAGGAAGCACTTGCACCTCAATTATTAGGCTTGGATGCCCTCAACCAAGAACTGCTAGACCGGACAATGATCGCTATAGATGGTTCTGCTAACAAATCCAACTTGGGGGCTAATGCGATTTTGGGGGTTTCCCTAGCAGCAGCTAAAGCTGGTGCTGAGTCTCTGGCAATTCCTCTATATCGCTATTTGGGTGGCCCTTTAGCGAATTTGCTACCAGTGCCGTTGATGAATGTGATTAATGGTGGCGCACACGCATCAAATAACGTGGATTTTCAAGAGTTTATGATTGTCCCAATTGGCGCAACTTCCTTTCGGGAAGCGTTGCGCTGGGGTGCAGAAGTGTTTGCTACCCTTAGTCAGGTGTTAGATGAGAAAGGGTTGCTCACTGGTGTAGGTGATGAAGGTGGTTTTGCCCCTAACCTAGAGTCTAATCAGGTGGCTTTGGAATTGCTAGTTGCTGCCATTAAGAAAGCTGGTTACAAACCAGGGGAAGAAGTAGCTTTAGCTTTGGATGTGGCGGCTAGCGAATTTTACAAGAATGGTCAGTATGTTTACGATGGTAAACCTCACGCCCCGGCTGAATTTATTGATTATTTAGGACAATTGGTTGACCAATACCCTATTGTATCAATTGAGGATGGTTTACACGAAGAAGATTGGCAAAGTTGGCAATTGCTCACCCAGAAGTTAGGTTCACGGGTGCAATTGGTAGGCGATGACTTGTTTGTTACCAACGCCACTCGCTTGCAAAGAGGCATCCAGGAAAAAGCCGCTAATGCCATTTTGATTAAACTCAACCAAATTGGTTCTCTCACCGAAACCTTAGAAACGATTGACTTAGCAACTCGCAACAGTATCCGTTCAGTAATTAGCCATCGTTCTGGTGAAACAGAAGACACAACGATCGCTGATTTAGCTGTAGCAACCCGTGCCGGTCAAATCAAAACAGGTTCTCTCTGTCGCAGCGAACGAGTAGCAAAATATAATCGCTTGCTACGAATTGAAGATGAACTAGGCGATCGCGCCGTTTATGCTGGTGCTGTGGGGTTAGGGCCTAAGTAG
- a CDS encoding serine/threonine-protein kinase, producing MIIGKILAGRYEIISKLGEGGFGTTYLAIDRKLPDQDQCVVKHFSPKGTDLNTLFHARRLFETEAKVLNRLGNHDRVPRLLAHFEEDQNFYLVQEFIPGYDLSHEINLNKQWSQEKVIALLQDILEALEFVHQNNVIHRDIKPSNLMRRQQDGKIVLIDFGAVKQIGSQTVNAQGQMIATVVVGTPGYIPSEQNQGQPRLCSDIYAVGIIGIEALTNLNPMQLPRDNLTGEIIWRDQAQVSQQFAEIIDKMLKYDFRQRYQSATEVLQALGQLTPANRLGKPLLQRAIIGLGIATIATVIAFLFIIILRNNSLDIYNNPVYGISIKYPPSWEKTVAPDRITGNLVKFISPKEGNADNYLENLNLIVQDFPEAQKELEEFTKSYLDEIKQSYPNIKISEEGKSQLSNRPAYQVVYSFEEDGINIKRLQVWMVKNNKVYIITYTADVAKYSEYFPTAQTMINSFEIN from the coding sequence ATGATCATAGGTAAAATCCTGGCTGGGCGCTACGAAATTATCAGCAAACTGGGAGAAGGTGGTTTTGGGACTACTTACCTAGCTATTGATAGGAAATTGCCCGATCAAGACCAGTGTGTTGTGAAACACTTCTCCCCTAAAGGTACAGATTTAAATACTTTGTTCCATGCCCGACGGCTATTTGAAACCGAAGCTAAAGTACTCAATCGCTTAGGAAATCACGACCGGGTTCCACGCTTGTTGGCGCATTTTGAAGAAGACCAAAACTTTTATTTAGTTCAAGAATTTATTCCAGGATATGACTTGAGTCATGAAATTAATCTAAACAAGCAATGGAGTCAGGAGAAGGTAATTGCTTTGTTACAGGATATTTTAGAGGCATTAGAGTTCGTCCATCAGAATAATGTTATCCACCGAGATATTAAGCCCTCGAATTTAATGCGGCGTCAACAGGATGGGAAGATCGTTCTGATTGATTTTGGAGCAGTCAAACAAATCGGTTCTCAGACAGTGAATGCTCAAGGACAAATGATAGCAACAGTTGTAGTTGGCACACCTGGTTATATACCCAGCGAACAAAATCAAGGTCAGCCCAGGTTATGTAGTGATATTTATGCAGTTGGAATCATTGGTATTGAAGCCCTGACGAATTTAAATCCTATGCAGTTACCAAGAGATAATTTGACAGGTGAAATTATCTGGCGGGATCAGGCACAGGTTAGCCAACAGTTCGCAGAAATTATAGACAAGATGCTCAAGTATGACTTTCGACAGAGATATCAATCGGCAACAGAAGTGTTGCAAGCACTAGGACAATTGACACCTGCTAATCGTCTTGGAAAACCACTTTTGCAGAGGGCTATTATTGGTTTGGGAATTGCTACTATAGCTACTGTTATTGCCTTTTTGTTTATCATCATACTGCGTAACAATAGCCTGGATATCTATAATAATCCCGTTTATGGAATCAGTATCAAATATCCCCCATCTTGGGAAAAAACTGTAGCTCCAGACCGCATTACTGGCAATTTAGTTAAATTCATTTCGCCCAAAGAAGGTAATGCAGATAACTATTTAGAAAATCTTAATTTAATTGTTCAAGATTTTCCAGAAGCTCAAAAAGAACTAGAAGAATTTACTAAATCTTATTTGGATGAAATAAAACAGTCTTATCCAAATATTAAAATTAGTGAAGAGGGTAAAAGTCAACTATCAAATAGACCTGCCTATCAAGTTGTTTACAGTTTTGAAGAAGATGGAATCAATATTAAACGCTTGCAAGTTTGGATGGTGAAAAATAATAAAGTATATATAATAACTTACACAGCAGATGTAGCTAAATATTCTGAATATTTCCCAACAGCACAAACAATGATTAATTCCTTTGAAATTAATTAG
- a CDS encoding COP23 domain-containing protein — MKPQLFLQVLTAGTIVLSSIATISPPSLAQSQTYFCERSDDGVWTTYAKNYNNKKIPVIRWVKTLGNYTPKVRCQEVSSRFQNAYGKGILNYLTSGIYTNGQAVICAASQYGGPCSQLLFTLKSHRDASSVLQNLVEIGYRARGPLLQSEDASSQIYIDMSKLLNEKAAQVGN, encoded by the coding sequence ATGAAACCACAGTTATTTTTGCAAGTACTGACGGCAGGTACAATTGTTCTGAGTAGTATTGCTACTATCAGTCCACCCAGTTTGGCTCAATCTCAAACTTACTTTTGTGAAAGAAGTGATGATGGTGTATGGACTACATACGCCAAAAACTACAACAATAAGAAGATTCCGGTCATTCGCTGGGTTAAAACGTTAGGAAACTATACTCCAAAAGTACGGTGTCAAGAGGTATCTTCCAGATTTCAAAATGCCTATGGTAAAGGTATTTTGAACTACCTGACATCTGGTATTTATACTAATGGTCAAGCAGTTATATGTGCGGCTAGTCAATACGGTGGGCCTTGTAGTCAATTACTATTCACACTTAAGTCGCATCGGGACGCGAGTTCAGTACTGCAAAACCTTGTAGAAATTGGTTATCGCGCTCGCGGGCCCCTTCTTCAATCTGAAGATGCTTCTTCTCAAATATACATTGATATGAGTAAATTACTGAACGAAAAAGCAGCACAGGTAGGAAATTAA
- a CDS encoding serine protease — protein sequence MYHSSLALVASMGILLTLPIQAVYLSIFSSKVSAQQLISQRSSEQLKQLARSITVKILSGENEGSGILLRKNGQVYTVITNRHVLESGKPVQIQTEDGKIHSANLVKGVNFQGKDLALLEFRANANYTLAPLGNLSTIAVNEPIYAAGFPFEANPSQSQGFVFKTGQVLLVPERAFKEGYQIGYSNEIEKGMSGGPIFNSRGQVIGINGIHAYPLWGNPYIYEDGSQPSEALRDLMSRYSWGIPIQTFARLAPQYTSKESLPAAKAPSTSNLPPIANEVNNIAQEITVRIDVPTLRECSGSGVIIAKQGNTYSVLTAEHVIRSSQKCDRTVLEVITPDGKQYQVKVNDDNLKTVPETDLAILKFTSDQNYRVATLANYDIPQEDKNFIFVSGWLGLKPGSEKTQRQFTPGRVASKQIGSLLARSPLSLSNGYGLIYTNLTDQGMSGGPVLDIRGRVIGIHGKAEIEEIRDKAGQPRLITLGLSWGVPISTFVRWAQSLGIAPMLRVENNPPPPLTPQETKSILEALFKVEKPKDNADAIDWLNYGWQLARNLPRKPLGKTEMKEAIKAIDQAIQLEPHFYQAWYLRGFVQVGRDEFQAALKSFGKATQIEPKFLPAWRLHGLVLFELERYPEALQSFDQVAKLDPDDANVEIFRSLALVAVKRFSEALELSSQALKKNPGSWAYFTRGLARFGTEDLQGALVDLNEAIRLNPEGLTDTAYSARGSIRFQQGDLKGALADLNEAVRIAPEDAGNLQKRGSMRLLQQDYKGAVADFSEVIRLKPGDVDAIKARGSIRLLQEDYKGAVADLNEALRLKPKDADTKKLLMTANSLLQMKPGDVEAIKARGGIRLVQQDYKGAIADFSEVIRLKPDDVDVIKARGQAYLQQKDYKGAIADFSEVIRLKPGDVDAIKARGGIRLLQQDYKGAVADLNEALRLKPEDADIKKLLMTANSLLQMKPGDIEAIKARGAIRLLQQDYKGAIADFSEVIRLKPDDVDVIKARGQAYLQQKDYKGAIADFNEVIRLKPGDVDAIKARGGIRLLQQDYKGGVADLNEALRLKPEDADVYYYRGLARILVKDNQGARQDFEKAADLYKQQGKADDYQKVMAKIRELQ from the coding sequence ATGTATCATAGCTCACTGGCTCTGGTTGCCTCAATGGGCATCCTCTTGACGTTGCCTATACAAGCTGTTTATTTGAGCATTTTTTCCTCAAAAGTTTCTGCTCAACAGCTAATTTCCCAGCGATCGTCAGAACAACTTAAACAGCTGGCTCGATCAATAACTGTAAAGATTTTATCTGGCGAGAATGAAGGTTCAGGAATTTTACTTAGAAAAAATGGTCAAGTTTATACGGTTATAACCAATAGACACGTTTTAGAATCAGGCAAACCTGTTCAAATCCAAACAGAAGACGGGAAAATTCACTCAGCCAATTTGGTTAAAGGAGTCAACTTTCAGGGCAAGGATCTGGCTTTGTTGGAGTTCCGGGCTAACGCTAACTATACTTTAGCCCCCCTTGGAAATTTATCAACGATCGCAGTTAATGAACCAATATATGCGGCTGGGTTCCCCTTTGAGGCAAATCCGTCTCAGTCTCAGGGATTTGTCTTCAAAACAGGACAAGTTTTGCTAGTGCCAGAGCGAGCTTTTAAGGAAGGATACCAGATAGGCTACAGTAACGAAATTGAAAAGGGGATGAGCGGCGGGCCGATATTCAATAGTCGAGGGCAAGTAATTGGTATCAATGGTATCCATGCCTATCCCCTCTGGGGAAACCCTTATATTTATGAAGATGGTTCTCAACCGAGTGAAGCTCTACGAGATTTAATGAGCCGTTATAGTTGGGGAATTCCAATCCAAACATTTGCTCGTTTAGCCCCTCAATACACTTCAAAAGAATCCTTACCAGCCGCTAAGGCACCCTCAACTTCAAATCTTCCTCCCATCGCTAATGAAGTCAATAACATTGCTCAAGAAATTACGGTGCGAATAGATGTGCCAACTTTGCGTGAGTGTAGCGGATCGGGAGTAATTATTGCCAAACAGGGAAATACTTATAGTGTCCTGACTGCGGAACACGTGATTCGTAGCTCTCAAAAATGCGATCGCACCGTTTTAGAGGTAATCACCCCTGATGGCAAACAATATCAAGTCAAGGTGAATGATGACAATCTCAAAACCGTGCCAGAAACAGACTTGGCAATATTAAAGTTTACGAGTGACCAAAATTACCGCGTTGCTACTCTAGCAAACTACGACATACCTCAAGAAGATAAAAACTTCATTTTTGTTTCTGGTTGGCTGGGGTTAAAACCTGGAAGTGAAAAAACACAGCGTCAGTTTACACCTGGGCGTGTAGCATCAAAACAAATTGGATCTCTTTTAGCTAGGAGTCCTTTATCTTTGAGCAACGGGTATGGGCTAATTTATACCAATCTTACAGATCAAGGAATGAGCGGCGGTCCAGTTTTAGATATTCGTGGACGCGTCATTGGTATTCATGGCAAAGCAGAAATAGAAGAAATTAGAGATAAAGCTGGTCAGCCTCGCTTGATAACATTGGGTCTTAGTTGGGGTGTCCCTATCAGCACTTTTGTCCGTTGGGCACAGTCGCTTGGTATAGCTCCGATGTTGAGAGTGGAAAATAATCCACCACCGCCACTGACACCACAAGAGACAAAATCAATTCTGGAAGCTTTATTTAAGGTAGAGAAACCCAAAGATAATGCTGATGCCATTGATTGGCTAAATTATGGCTGGCAATTAGCACGAAACCTTCCTCGCAAACCACTTGGTAAAACCGAAATGAAAGAGGCCATCAAAGCTATTGATCAAGCAATTCAACTTGAGCCTCACTTTTATCAAGCCTGGTATCTCAGAGGTTTCGTCCAAGTGGGTCGTGATGAATTTCAAGCAGCCCTGAAGTCCTTTGGGAAAGCCACACAAATTGAGCCGAAATTCCTTCCTGCTTGGCGTTTGCATGGACTAGTACTTTTTGAATTGGAACGATATCCAGAAGCGTTACAATCCTTTGACCAGGTAGCAAAGCTAGACCCCGATGATGCTAACGTTGAGATATTTCGGAGCTTGGCATTAGTTGCAGTCAAGCGTTTCTCAGAAGCACTAGAGCTGTCAAGCCAAGCTTTAAAAAAGAATCCTGGTTCTTGGGCTTACTTTACTCGAGGTTTGGCTCGTTTTGGCACAGAAGACTTACAAGGAGCGCTAGTTGATTTAAACGAAGCAATTCGCCTCAATCCAGAAGGTCTTACAGACACAGCGTACTCTGCCCGGGGTTCGATCCGCTTTCAGCAGGGAGATTTAAAGGGAGCGCTGGCTGATTTAAATGAAGCTGTGCGTATTGCTCCAGAAGACGCTGGAAATCTTCAAAAACGTGGATCAATGCGCTTGCTACAGCAAGACTACAAAGGCGCAGTAGCAGATTTCAGCGAAGTAATTCGACTCAAACCTGGAGATGTTGATGCTATCAAAGCTCGCGGTAGTATTCGCTTGCTACAGGAAGACTACAAAGGCGCAGTAGCAGATTTAAATGAAGCACTTCGTCTCAAACCTAAAGATGCTGATACCAAAAAACTTCTGATGACGGCTAATAGCTTGTTACAGATGAAACCTGGAGACGTAGAGGCGATCAAAGCTCGTGGCGGTATTCGTCTGGTACAGCAAGACTACAAAGGAGCGATCGCGGATTTTAGCGAAGTAATTCGACTCAAACCTGACGATGTTGATGTTATCAAAGCTCGTGGACAAGCCTACTTGCAACAAAAAGACTACAAAGGGGCGATCGCGGATTTTAGCGAAGTAATTCGACTCAAACCTGGAGATGTTGATGCGATCAAAGCTCGCGGTGGTATTCGCTTGTTACAGCAAGATTACAAAGGCGCAGTAGCAGATTTAAATGAAGCACTTCGTCTCAAACCTGAAGATGCTGACATCAAAAAACTTCTGATGACGGCTAATAGCTTGCTACAGATGAAACCTGGAGACATAGAGGCGATCAAAGCTCGTGGCGCTATTCGTCTGCTACAGCAAGACTACAAAGGAGCGATCGCGGATTTTAGCGAAGTAATTCGACTCAAACCTGACGATGTTGATGTTATCAAAGCTCGTGGACAAGCCTACTTGCAACAAAAAGACTACAAAGGGGCGATCGCGGATTTTAACGAAGTAATTCGACTCAAGCCTGGAGATGTTGATGCTATCAAAGCTCGCGGTGGTATTCGCTTGTTACAGCAAGATTACAAAGGGGGGGTAGCAGATTTAAATGAAGCACTTCGTCTCAAACCTGAAGATGCTGATGTTTATTACTATCGTGGTCTTGCCCGTATTCTAGTAAAAGATAATCAAGGAGCACGTCAGGACTTTGAAAAAGCCGCAGACCTCTATAAGCAACAAGGTAAGGCGGACGATTACCAAAAAGTAATGGCAAAAATTAGAGAGCTTCAGTAG
- the gloA gene encoding lactoylglutathione lyase: MRLLHTMLRVGNLEESLKFYCELLGMKLLRRKDYPGGEFTLAFVGYGDESDNSVIELTYNWGVEKYELGNAYGHIALGVDDIYATCEEIRNQGGKVVREPGPMKHGSTVIAFVEDPDGYKIELIQLKTQGSAVKQESQEQLVSQ, encoded by the coding sequence ATGCGATTACTACATACAATGCTACGGGTGGGCAACCTTGAAGAATCCTTAAAGTTCTACTGTGAACTTCTAGGTATGAAATTACTACGCCGAAAAGATTATCCAGGGGGAGAATTTACCCTGGCTTTTGTTGGCTACGGCGACGAAAGCGACAACTCGGTGATCGAACTAACCTACAACTGGGGGGTGGAAAAGTACGAATTGGGTAATGCTTATGGTCACATTGCCCTTGGTGTTGATGATATTTACGCTACGTGTGAGGAAATCCGCAATCAGGGCGGTAAAGTCGTGCGCGAACCAGGGCCGATGAAACATGGTTCGACAGTAATTGCTTTTGTGGAAGATCCAGATGGGTATAAAATTGAACTGATTCAATTGAAAACTCAAGGTTCCGCAGTCAAACAGGAATCGCAAGAGCAACTTGTGAGTCAGTAA